The proteins below come from a single Ovis aries strain OAR_USU_Benz2616 breed Rambouillet chromosome 18, ARS-UI_Ramb_v3.0, whole genome shotgun sequence genomic window:
- the LOC101108520 gene encoding creatine kinase U-type, mitochondrial — MAGPFSRLLSARPGLRLLALAGAGSLAAGFLLRSEPVRAASERRRLYPPSAEYPDLRKHNNCMASHLTPAVYARLCDKTTPTGWTLDQCIQTGVDNPGHPFIKTVGMVAGDEETYEVFAELFDPVIQERHNGYDPRTMKHTTDLDASKIRSGYFDERYVLSSRVRTGRSIRGLSLPPACTRAERREVERVVVDALSGLKGDLAGRYYRLSEMTEAEQQQLIDDHFLFDKPVSPLLTAAGMARDWPDARGIWHNNEKSFLIWVNEEDHTRVISMEKGGNMKKVFERFCRGLKEVERLIQERGWEFMWNERLGYILTCPSNLGTGLRAGVHIKLPLLSKDSRFPKILENLRLQKRGTGGVDTAATGSVFDISNLDRLGKSEVELVQLVIDGVNYLIDCERRLERGQDIRIPPPLPNKH; from the exons ATGGCTGGTCCCTTCTCTCGTCTGCTGTCTGCCCGCCCCGGGCTCAGGCTCCTGGCTTTGGCTGGAGCTGGGTCTCTCGCCGCTGGGTTTCTGCTCCGATCGGAACCTGTTCGAGCCGCCAGTGAACGAAGGAGGCTGTATCCCCCGAG TGCTGAGTACCCAGACCTCCGAAAGCACAACAACTGCATGGCCAGTCACCTGACCCCAGCAGTCTATGCCCGGCTCTGCGACAAGACCACACCCACTGGCTGGACGCTAGATCAGTGTATCCAGACTGGCGTGGACAACCCTGGCCACCCCTTCATCAAGACTGTGGGCATGGTAGCTGGTGATGAGGAGACCTATGAG GTATTTGCTGAGCTGTTTGACCCTGTGATCCAAGAGCGACACAATGGGTATGACCCCCGAACGATGAAACATACCACCGACCTGGATGCCAGCAAG ATCCGTTCTGGCTACTTTGATGAGAGGTATGTATTGTCCTCGAGAGTCAGAACTGGTCGAAGTATCCGGGGACTCAGCCTGCCTCCAGCCTGTACTCGGGCAGAGCGACGAGAAGTGGAACGTGTCGTCGTGGATGCACTAAGTGGCCTGAAGGGTGACCTGGCTGGACGCTACTATCGGCTCAGTGAGATGACAgaggctgagcagcagcagctaattGAT GACCACTTCCTGTTTGATAAGCCTGTATCCCCATTATTGACCGCAGCAGGAATGGCTCGAGACTGGCCGGATGCACGTGGAATCTG gcACAACAATGAAAAGAGCTTCTTGATCTGGGTGAATGAGGAGGATCATACACGGGTCATCTCCATGGAGAAGGGTGGCAACATGAAGAAAGTGTTTGAAAGATTCTGCCGAGGCCTCAAAGAG GTGGAGCGGCTGATCCAGGAGCGTGGCTGGGAGTTCATGTGGAATGAGCGTCTGGGATACATCTTGACCTGTCCGTCTAACCTGGGCACCGGACTTCGTGCAGGAGTGCACATCAAACTGCCCCTGCTGAGCAAA GATAGCCGCTTCCCAAAGATCCTCGAAAACCTTAGACTCCAAAAACGTGGAACTGGAGGAGTAGACACAGCTGCCACAGGCAGTgtctttgatatctctaatttggACCGACTGGGCAAGTCAGAG GTGGAGCTGGTGCAGCTGGTCATCGATGGAGTAAACTACCTGATTGACTGTGAACGGCGTCTGGAGAGAGGCCAGGATATCCGCATCCCTCCACCTCTCCCCAACAAGCATTAA